From one Ctenopharyngodon idella isolate HZGC_01 chromosome 15, HZGC01, whole genome shotgun sequence genomic stretch:
- the LOC127495648 gene encoding putative gustatory receptor clone PTE03, translating into MENGTYFYFMLFENLGYIRYAFFSLGFILYCAIILFNVLIMLAIFLERTLHQPMYILILCLSVNSLFGTAGFFPRVLTDLLSDTHSISREACVLQCIVIFMYAANEYIILMIMAFDRFVAICKPLRYHNIITPRFLTVSVVVNLAYPMILLSFAGFFTTKLKMCGNKLFKVYCHNYEVVKLSCENTIINNVLGLFILITTTIIPLSLILYSYVKILIICQRSSPQFKSKAFQTCIPHIVVLLNFSIAVISDITLSRIVNLELPTGLSVFLSLEFLIIPPILNPLVYALNLPDIRKKIICLINPYR; encoded by the coding sequence ATGGAAAATGGGACATATTTTTACTTCATGTTGTTTGAAAATCTTGGGTACATAAGATATGCTTTCTTCAGTTTAGGATTTATTCTGTACTGTGCTATCATATTATTTAATGTCCTTATTATGCTTGCAATATTTCTGGAAAGGACTTTACACCAGCCCATGTACattcttattttgtgtttgtctGTCAACTCTTTGTTTGGAACAGCTGGCTTTTTCCCAAGAGTACTGACAGACTTGCTATCTGATACACACTCAATCTCTCGTGAAGCATGTGTCTTACAGTGTATTGTCATTTTCATGTATGCCgcaaatgaatatataatattaatgataatgGCATTTGACAGATTTGTTGCAATCTGTAAACCCTTACGATACCACAACATAATTACACCAAGGTTTTTGACTGTTTCAGTAGTTGTAAACCTGGCTTATCCAATGATTTTACTTAGTTTTGCTGGTTTTTTcactacaaaactgaaaatgtgtGGTAACAAATTATTTAAGGTGTACTGCCACAACTATGAAGTAGTCAAGCTTTCTTGCGAAAacacaataattaataatgttttgGGCTTGTTTATATTAATCACAACTACTATAATACCTTTAAgtttaatattatattcttATGTAAAAATTCTTATCATTTGTCAAAGAAGCTCACCACAGTTCAAGAGTAAAGCGTTTCAAACTTGTATTCCACACATAGTGGTCCTTTTGAATTTCTCAATTGCTGTTATTTCTGATATCACTTTGAGTCGAATTGTGAATTTAGAACTTCCTACAGGGCTGTCAGTTTTCCTTTCACTTGAGTTTCTTATTATACCACCCATCCTGAACCCCCTTGTTTATGCTTTAAACCTGCCTGATATTcgcaaaaaaattatttgtcttATAAACCCCTACAGGTAG